The DNA region atatatatatatatatatatatatatatatatatatatatatatatatatatatatatatatatatatatatatatataaagtatgtgtatatataaatgtatatgtatgtatgtgtatatatatacatatatatatatatatatatacatacatatacatttatatatatatatatatatgtatatatatatatatatatatatatatatatatatatatatatatatacatacatatacatttatacatgtgtatatacatacatgtacatatatatatatatatatatatatatatatatatatatatatgtataaatgtatatgtatgtatgtatatatatatatatatatatatatatatatatatatatatatatatatatatatatatatatatatatatatatatatatatatatatatatatatatatatatatatatatatatgtataaatgtatatgtatgtatgtataaatgtatatatatatatatatatatatttataaaattattAATTGTATATTGAAATAATTAAACACTTAACTATatatttacattaaataaattgacACATTTAATAAGACATGAATGTATTAAATCTCCAATATAATGGATTAATCACACATTTAAGTAATAATTCTAATATTATTTGttcatttaattttgtcccatgtGACCCTCGTTAGGCCAGCTCTGCAGAAGCATCCAAAGGAACGTGAGATGAtgcaagaagaaaagaagaagctcTCAGGTGAGTTGTTGTGTCCGCTCGTAAGAAGGCGGGTCCACCTTAGAGCTGCTGGTCCTTGGGACTGTCCGGGCAGGACTTTAAACTCACCAGCGGAATGTCCGCCATGCCGCCGGTGAAATGTCCCTCTCCGCTCCCAAACGGCTTCCTGTCGCCAAAATGCTCCGACTGCCCGTTCTCCCGTTTCCAGGTTCTAGTCAAGGTGTGTCCGTTGAGAAGTTTATCGTTGGCAGCCCACTCCCTCTGAGAGCCGTAACTGGACACGGGTGACTGGTAGGGTCCCAGAGTGGGCGGCATCCAGCAGTTGTCCGAGTGTCCCAGGACCAGACACTCCTGCGTGCACATCTCCGAGGCCTCCATCAGGCCCCGGGGTCCCAGCGGGCCGTCTGCGGGAACCAGAGGAAAGAAAAGCGggtcacattttttaatttttttctgagCTTGTTTCGAAAATAAACATGGAGATGAGGAGACCTCCTTTGATGTTTGAGGTCAAGTTATTGCAGTCGTGGCACAACATGCACAAAGCAAAGTATGATTGGAAGGGTTTGAAATGTCGCCCATCCACGATATTAATTAGCACACCAGTGCCAAGACATTATGTCATGGTTGACATGGGGTTTGTCAATTAGTTAGTTAGTAAAAGTGCACAAACAACTTGATTAACATCCATTGGCAATTCTTATACATCAGGATTTTGAATTGATTCATAAATTCCAAATATTaatttagaaaatatatatatatatatattttcatttaaaaaagtacaatatgtgtatatatatatatatatatatatatatatatatatatatatatatatatatatatatatatatatatatatatataaaaaactacaaaaggaaacatatatatattagggatgtccgataatggctttttgccgatatccgatattccgatattgtccaactctttaattacagataccgatatcaaccgatatatacagtcgtggaattaacacattatcggcaggccgatattatcggacatccctaatatatatatatatatatatatatatatatatatatatatatatatatatgtttccttttgtatatatatatatatatatatatatatatatatatatatatatatatacatatacgtttccttttgtacttttttaaatgaatatatatatatatatatatatatatatatatatatatatatatatatatatatatatatatatatatatatatatatattttttttttaaattaatatttggGGGggaggtcgcagcttactgcgaggtttgttctcccgggaagcaatcggactattccggacaaggcgtggaggtaggaacatatttattcatccaactacaaaataacaggcaaaaactctctaactgtggcatgaaaataaACGAGACTTACGTACAGGGGTCGTGTGACAATAgacaaaaatgacaattacattttgaaacatagtctatcttcaatttcgactctttaaaattcaaaattcaaccgaaaaaaagaagagaaaaactagctaattcgaatctttttgaaaaaattgaaaaaaataatttatggaacatcattagtcatttttcctgattaagattaattttagaattttgatgacatgttttaaataggttaaaatccaatctgaactttgttagaatatataacaaattggaccaagctatatttctaacaaagacaaatcattatttcttctagattttccagaacaaaaatttttcaaagaaattcaaaagactttgaaataagatttaaatttgattccacagattttctagactggccagaatatttttttttgaattttaatcataataagtttaaagaaatatttcacaaatattattcgtcgaaaaaacagaagctaaaatgaagaattaaattaaaatgtatttattattctttacaataaaaaatacatttacttgaacattggtttaaattgtcaggaaagaagaggaaggaatttaaaaggtgaaaaggtatatgtgtttaaaaatcctaaaatcatttttaaggttgtattttttctctaaaattgtctttctgaaagttataagaagcaaagtaaataaataatgagtttatttattttaagttatattatataatttataatataatagaaatatattatattaagtctttaaaatattttcttggattttcaaattgtatttgagttttgtctctcttagaattaaaaatgtcgagcaaagcgagaccagcttgctagtaaataaatacaatttaaaaaaatagaggcagctcactggtaagtgctgctatttgagctatttttagaacaggtcggcgggctactcatctggtccttacgggctacctggtgcccgcgggcaccacgttggtgacccctgtattagagtaaacattgcaacattgtattgttacatttcacctgtttgctctattatgtttgtaattttttttccaatcgtatttttaaaatgcgccatggggccgttaaaaaatgacctgcgggccacaaatggcccccgggccgcactttggacacccctggtgtacactgacatttttttgttCGAATAAAGCCaatttcaagcacacctgtgaagtgaaaaccatttgcaggtgactgcctcttgaagcccatggagagaatgccaagagtgtgcaaatcagtaatcagagcaaagggtggctattctgAAGAAACTAGACTATAAAACAAATGTATGCAGTGTTCAAATACATATAGACACTTTCCTCTGGCATAGTCCCAAATCAAGACATGACAAATATGATCTTTGATTCAACACCATTTGATAGAAAAGCATGAATAATTCAAGATGTAATCCACGAGACCATCATTGGAAGACTCATCTTCCTCCTCTGAGATGTTTTTCTTGCGTTTTAAGGCAGCGAGCCACTCGCTCTGTTTGTTTGTCAGACATCAAAAGGTAATGAATCCATCTGTTTTTTTACCCTTAAGAGACAAAGAAAGGTATTTGTCCTAATTTGTTTCTTTCCTTCACACACAGCTAATTGGTTGGTGGGTTAGTTCTGTAATATTTCAAAGGCTTCTTCTCAAACTCCTGCCCTggcggagtttttttttttatacctcgTTAAATTAAATGCACATTTACTATTTCACCGAGGTAAAGCTTGCAGTTTTACAGACGCATGGACTATTTTTATGTTGGTGTATAGTCGTACACGGGTAGATTTTTATACTGTAGAGGGGTAGATTTCATTTCATGTCAACGTTTACTTTTGAAAAGAAATCTATTCATTCTACAGGAAATTTAcagaatggggaaaaaaaaaagttagtttaTAAAAGTACCAACCGTAAAAAAAAAgctatttattttatcatttatatgtaccatattttccggactatagagtgcaacagtatataatatatgttactttttgactgtacttaaatgtatagtgtatttatattattcacatgtgaatagtgctgtataatagactgtatttatgttattcgcgtgtgaataatgctgtataatagactgtatttatgttattcacatgtggataatgctgtataatagactgtatgtatattattcacacgtgaatgatgttgtataatagactgtatttatgttaatcacatgtgaataatgctttataatagattgtatttatattattcacatgtatataatgctgtataatagactgtatttatgttattcacatgtgaataatgctgtataatagactgtatttatattatt from Entelurus aequoreus isolate RoL-2023_Sb linkage group LG02, RoL_Eaeq_v1.1, whole genome shotgun sequence includes:
- the LOC133642657 gene encoding protocadherin-9-like; the encoded protein is MLSCCSQRRVTFHLPDGSQESCSDSGVGEHEPVGSGPLLTQPLPLVQAQDQLYQQASPDKRTEADGNSDPNSDGPLGPRGLMEASEMCTQECLVLGHSDNCWMPPTLGPYQSPVSSYGSQREWAANDKLLNGHTLTRTWKRENGQSEHFGDRKPFGSGEGHFTGGMADIPLVSLKSCPDSPKDQQL